TTCATCGTTTGTGAGAACATTAATGGACATGACTTAACAAAAATCTGCTTTAAAAAAGGCGGAGACCTGAATGAATCAAAATTGTGAACTCgtaaatatgatttataaacaatttttaCGTTTTAAGAAAAAATGAGTGGAGCAGTCCATTAGGTAAATTATCGAAAAATTAACATTCAATAACTTCAATGTACATACCTTTTCTAATACTCTTGGCAAATTGAGTAACAACAATTCGTCGTTTCTTCTACTACTCTGTATAACAGCAGTCAGCTCATCAAAGTCCTGGTCGATATCATCTGTAATAATCAAATGCAAATATTAAACAACTATCACATAAACCACCGCTAGTGGTTATGAATTTCAGGTAAAAATATTTGGAATAAAAATGCTTGTGAGACATTGAATGATCTAAAACGTCGATTCATATTTAAAATAGCGCTCGGAGttttacacctatatatatagaggttatGAGATGTAGGCCACTTTGAACTTGGCAAGCAATTATGAATTGTAATGCTACGCAGGTGTGACATCATCTATAAATTAACGAATGCACGAAAACTGACGTTCATGTAATTGATACTCTCGACActattcaattaaaatatttcaaaaaagaaTTCAATTTATTGAATTACGATAATTCAGTTCACATCTTCAAAACTATTGACACattgaaaatatagaaaatattaatTCTTTAATGAATTCATAATATTTCATCATACAAAAGAAGAATTATGAAATAATGGAAGAAAAGATACTTCATAGTATtactaatatatttttgtaatgattgaggaaaaacaaaattaattacatatcgTTGTTTGATATACTGTTACGAGTACTATATGTGTATACACGTGGTGAAACTTACTACACTCATTAGCCATTGTTAGACCCAGCAACAATGTAAACAGTAGCACCATATGTAAAGAGTCCATGGTTAGTCCCTCGTGTGAAGTAATATCGGGAGGGTGTCACTTCTCGCACTGTCGGAGAATGTATGATAGAAACAACAAAAAGTACCATTTTTATATGTTCAGAAAGATCCCTGGGAGTGGTATAAGTATATTGAAATTATTCATTC
The nucleotide sequence above comes from Argopecten irradians isolate NY chromosome 1, Ai_NY, whole genome shotgun sequence. Encoded proteins:
- the LOC138330798 gene encoding uncharacterized protein; this encodes MDSLHMVLLFTLLLGLTMANECNDIDQDFDELTAVIQSSRRNDELLLLNLPRVLEKIQCLDIKLNYLVAEVESMQRHRRSSNHPTRRATSTRKFIHRRNRH